In the genome of Deinococcus yavapaiensis KR-236, one region contains:
- the ybeY gene encoding rRNA maturation RNase YbeY: protein MIDLVIRKNPPPGVRAALRAALTAAMRHFDVQDKEVTVVLVGDRVIRQLKRETWGEDAATDVLSFPTYQPGDPFVPPHLGDIVISLDTAARQAASRGHDLAHEVALLASHGLTHLVGHDHPHAEGLGFEEGAVGEGWDVFHEAWEAARSSLQSSRERASGVSEA, encoded by the coding sequence GTGATCGACCTCGTGATTCGCAAAAATCCGCCGCCCGGAGTGCGCGCCGCCCTCCGGGCGGCCTTGACGGCGGCCATGCGTCACTTCGACGTGCAGGACAAGGAAGTCACGGTCGTCCTCGTCGGGGACCGGGTAATTCGGCAGCTCAAGCGCGAAACGTGGGGTGAGGACGCCGCGACGGACGTGCTGAGCTTTCCGACGTATCAGCCGGGCGACCCGTTCGTGCCGCCGCATCTCGGAGACATCGTGATCAGCCTCGACACGGCGGCGCGCCAGGCGGCTTCGCGCGGACACGACCTCGCGCACGAGGTGGCGCTGCTCGCTTCGCACGGCTTGACGCACCTCGTCGGGCACGATCATCCGCACGCCGAAGGCCTCGGGTTCGAGGAAGGCGCGGTCGGCGAAGGCTGGGACGTGTTCCACGAAGCGTGGGAAGCGGCGCGGAGTTCCTTGCAGTCGTCTCGTGAGCGTGCCTCTGGTGTCTCCGAAGCGTGA
- a CDS encoding diacylglycerol kinase: MRFAMAGLSFAWRTQANFRIETACAALALGLAVWARAPLAPILLTCALVLSLELVNTAIEALVDLASPELHPLAKVAKDVAAAAVLIASIFAVIVALAELMPKILLRL; this comes from the coding sequence ATGCGCTTCGCCATGGCGGGCTTGTCGTTCGCGTGGCGTACCCAAGCGAACTTCCGCATCGAGACGGCATGCGCCGCCCTCGCGCTCGGCCTCGCCGTTTGGGCGCGCGCTCCTCTCGCGCCGATTCTGCTGACGTGCGCGCTCGTCTTGAGCTTGGAACTCGTGAACACCGCCATCGAAGCTCTCGTGGACCTCGCGTCGCCCGAACTTCACCCGCTCGCCAAAGTCGCCAAGGACGTTGCCGCCGCCGCCGTGCTGATCGCGTCGATCTTCGCGGTGATCGTGGCGCTCGCAGAGCTGATGCCCAAGATTTTGCTTCGGCTGTGA
- the cax gene encoding calcium/proton exchanger, which translates to MFLNLLLIFVPIAFFLEFTNANGTLIFAASALAILPLAGWMGRATEELAARAGSTIGGLLNATFGNATELIIAFFALQAGKIEVVKASIIGSILGNLLLVMGLAVFLGGLKFRTQRFNIQSAGLVTSMLTLSVIALLVPTVFDLAARQTEAAGLVERLDVNLSDATAVVLILLYVANIVFSLVTHKDVLSTADEEGEEHGPNWSVLRAVGVLLGATILVGFMSEFLVGSLEVATRSFGLSEFFVGLILIPIIGNAAEHAAAVLFALRNKMDLAMTIALGSTVQVALLVAPLLVLASLLIGSPMSLVVSPIEMVAVFAAVIIANSVVRDGETNWLEGALLLGVYVLIGSAVFFYPA; encoded by the coding sequence ATGTTCCTGAACTTGTTGCTGATCTTCGTGCCGATCGCGTTCTTCTTGGAGTTCACGAACGCGAACGGCACCCTGATCTTCGCCGCGTCCGCCCTCGCCATCCTGCCGCTCGCCGGATGGATGGGCCGCGCCACCGAGGAACTCGCCGCGCGCGCGGGCAGCACCATCGGTGGGCTGCTGAACGCGACGTTCGGCAACGCCACCGAGCTCATCATCGCCTTCTTCGCGTTGCAAGCCGGAAAGATCGAGGTGGTGAAGGCCAGCATCATCGGCTCTATTCTCGGCAACTTGCTGCTGGTGATGGGCCTCGCCGTGTTCCTGGGCGGCTTGAAGTTCCGAACGCAGCGCTTCAACATCCAGTCGGCGGGCCTCGTGACCTCCATGCTGACCCTCAGCGTCATCGCCTTGCTCGTCCCGACCGTGTTCGACCTCGCGGCTCGGCAAACGGAGGCGGCGGGCCTCGTCGAGCGCCTCGACGTCAACCTCTCGGACGCCACGGCGGTCGTGCTGATCTTGCTGTACGTTGCCAACATCGTCTTCTCGCTCGTCACGCACAAAGACGTGCTGTCCACCGCCGACGAGGAAGGCGAAGAGCACGGCCCCAACTGGAGCGTGCTCCGCGCGGTCGGTGTGCTGCTCGGCGCGACGATCCTCGTGGGGTTCATGTCGGAGTTCCTCGTCGGAAGCCTCGAAGTCGCCACGCGCTCCTTCGGCCTTTCGGAGTTCTTCGTGGGCCTCATCCTCATTCCGATCATCGGCAACGCCGCCGAGCACGCCGCCGCCGTCCTGTTCGCGCTACGCAACAAGATGGACCTCGCCATGACGATCGCGCTGGGCTCCACCGTGCAAGTCGCCCTGCTCGTCGCGCCCCTGCTCGTTCTCGCGTCCTTGCTGATCGGCAGTCCCATGAGCCTCGTCGTGAGCCCCATCGAAATGGTCGCCGTGTTTGCCGCCGTCATCATCGCCAACTCGGTCGTTCGCGACGGCGAGACGAACTGGCTCGAAGGCGCCCTGCTGCTCGGCGTGTACGTCCTCATCGGATCGGCGGTGTTCTTCTACCCGGCTTGA
- the recG gene encoding ATP-dependent DNA helicase RecG produces MATVQELRDKLRRPLERELLTGCQNRVVAGGVEKLLENLARPFPNVREMLRGYADMNLPTREEKLREALALLTEGGAAKKAASVSPTKSVTIEVGGKLPPSLEVAKLDLGPGGAKKLHALGLRTLRDVLHHYPRRHEDRRALPNLEEVEEGQKLTVAGVVVSKSRRTPKPGMLILEAVLLDEWNNRVRCSWFGQPWVERQLREGARLVVTGRVKKFGRSVQLGVEYFESEDDVKDSLSIGRIVGVYDAKEGTSQAFLRKVAHKVLTETDLSDYLPITTRQKVGLTDLPDALAGMHFPTDEFHLARALERLRFDEYLFLELRMLLQGEDGVLLGKRISATNEDIATFEASLPFRFTNAQRRVLLEIADDMRGERQMARLVQGDVGSGKTAVAACALYLATRDSYQGALMAPTEILARQHFASLTTYLYPLGVRVGLLIGAMTAKQKADVVKALETGELDVVVGTQALIQEGVSFHNLGLAVVDEEHRFGVQQRRKLLQDRPDVLVMSATPIPRSLALTAYGDLELSIIDELPPGRTPIETKLLQDTQRRAAYGFVMSQVREGRQAYVVTALIEENEKLELLAATQLYDNLRELLPEARVTLLHGKMSATEKDDVMARFRAHEFDVLVSTTVIEVGVDVPNATVMVIENAERFGLSQLHQLRGRVGRGSHKSYCVLVAGEHSKKTRQRLKVIENSTDGFVIAEADLKLRGPGELRGTRQSGIPDLKLGDIVSDVEIIERARDLAKTILKSDPTLSHPRLTALREELSQRASQVAYREVI; encoded by the coding sequence ATGGCGACGGTGCAGGAACTGCGCGACAAGTTGCGGCGCCCCTTGGAACGCGAGCTTCTGACGGGATGCCAGAATCGCGTCGTGGCGGGCGGCGTGGAAAAGCTCCTCGAAAACCTGGCGCGGCCCTTTCCCAACGTGCGCGAGATGCTGCGCGGCTACGCGGACATGAACTTGCCGACGCGAGAGGAAAAGTTGCGGGAGGCGCTCGCCTTGCTGACGGAGGGCGGCGCGGCGAAGAAGGCGGCGTCCGTCTCCCCCACCAAGAGCGTGACGATCGAGGTGGGCGGAAAGCTGCCGCCGAGTCTGGAAGTCGCGAAGCTCGACCTCGGGCCGGGCGGCGCGAAGAAGTTGCACGCCCTGGGCTTGCGAACGTTGCGGGACGTGCTGCATCACTATCCTCGACGTCACGAGGACCGCCGCGCCTTGCCGAACTTGGAAGAAGTCGAGGAAGGCCAGAAGCTCACCGTCGCGGGCGTCGTCGTCTCCAAGTCGCGCCGCACGCCGAAGCCCGGAATGCTGATTCTGGAGGCGGTGCTGCTCGACGAGTGGAACAACCGGGTGCGCTGCTCGTGGTTCGGGCAGCCGTGGGTGGAGCGTCAACTCAGGGAAGGCGCGCGGCTCGTCGTGACGGGACGCGTGAAGAAGTTCGGGCGATCCGTGCAGCTTGGCGTGGAGTACTTCGAAAGCGAGGACGACGTCAAGGACAGCCTCTCGATCGGACGCATCGTGGGCGTGTACGACGCCAAGGAAGGCACGTCGCAGGCGTTCTTGCGCAAGGTGGCGCACAAAGTCCTCACCGAGACGGACCTCTCGGACTACCTGCCGATCACGACGCGGCAGAAGGTCGGCCTCACGGACTTGCCGGACGCGCTCGCGGGCATGCACTTCCCGACCGACGAGTTTCATCTCGCGCGGGCGTTGGAGCGCTTGCGTTTCGACGAGTACCTCTTCTTGGAGCTTCGCATGCTGCTGCAAGGAGAGGACGGGGTGCTGCTCGGCAAGCGCATCTCGGCGACGAACGAGGACATCGCCACGTTCGAAGCGTCCTTGCCGTTTCGCTTCACGAACGCCCAGCGACGCGTTCTGCTCGAAATCGCGGACGACATGCGCGGCGAGCGGCAAATGGCGCGCCTCGTGCAAGGCGACGTGGGAAGCGGCAAGACGGCCGTGGCGGCATGCGCGCTGTACCTCGCGACGCGCGACTCGTATCAAGGAGCGCTGATGGCTCCGACGGAGATCTTGGCGCGGCAACACTTCGCGAGCCTCACGACGTACCTGTATCCGCTCGGCGTGCGCGTCGGACTGTTGATCGGCGCGATGACCGCCAAGCAGAAGGCGGACGTCGTGAAGGCCTTGGAGACGGGCGAGCTCGACGTCGTCGTGGGCACGCAGGCACTCATTCAAGAAGGCGTGAGCTTTCACAACCTGGGGCTCGCCGTCGTGGACGAGGAGCACCGCTTCGGCGTACAGCAACGCCGCAAGTTGCTGCAAGATCGCCCGGACGTCTTGGTGATGAGCGCGACCCCCATTCCGCGTTCCCTGGCCCTCACCGCGTACGGCGATCTCGAGCTGTCGATCATCGACGAGTTGCCGCCCGGCCGCACGCCCATCGAGACGAAGCTCCTTCAAGACACCCAGCGGCGCGCCGCGTACGGCTTCGTCATGAGCCAGGTGCGCGAGGGGCGGCAAGCGTACGTCGTGACCGCCCTCATCGAGGAGAACGAGAAGCTGGAGTTGCTCGCCGCGACACAGCTCTACGACAACTTGCGCGAGCTCTTGCCCGAAGCGCGCGTGACGCTGCTGCACGGAAAGATGAGCGCCACCGAGAAGGACGACGTCATGGCGCGTTTTCGAGCGCACGAATTCGACGTCCTCGTATCTACGACCGTCATCGAAGTCGGCGTGGACGTTCCGAACGCCACCGTGATGGTGATCGAGAACGCCGAGCGCTTCGGGCTGAGCCAACTGCACCAACTTCGCGGACGTGTCGGGCGCGGATCGCACAAAAGCTACTGCGTCCTCGTGGCGGGCGAACACTCCAAGAAGACGCGCCAGCGCCTCAAAGTCATCGAGAACTCCACGGACGGCTTCGTGATCGCCGAGGCGGACCTCAAGTTGCGCGGACCGGGCGAGCTGCGCGGCACGCGGCAAAGCGGCATTCCGGACCTCAAGCTCGGTGACATCGTGAGCGACGTCGAGATCATCGAGCGAGCGCGCGACCT
- a CDS encoding hemolysin family protein encodes MNDYLGLAALVILVLLNGFFVATEYALVSVRRTRIDQLALEGNRGARRVQHVLENLDLYIASVQLGVSIASIALGFVAEPAIEHLTLPLFQAMGIPASYAITVSIAFALVLTTILHVVFGELFPKSAALQRSEQVALRFTPALVVFTAVFRLVILGLNKLGAGVLRLFGFKPVAGHHTAHSEEEIRMIVSASSQEGVLEDDEKELVYNALDLSDTALRTIMTPRVDMITIDAGCTLRAFLHVNDEHGYSRVPVYQDSPDNVIGVVHTQDVLKYIDRLDDVTVGSIARPTYFAPEGMRVSDLLKTLRERKTHLAVIVDEFGGTAGLVTLEDVLEEIVGEIYDETDEVEENGVQIVREGEFVLDATLSIGDAEEALGVELDGLEEAAEFETVAGFVTEHFGYIPNVGERFEHSDWTFIVEAADQRRVTLVRALKGSSLPTLEGGASVNLEART; translated from the coding sequence ATGAACGACTACCTCGGCCTGGCGGCACTCGTGATCCTGGTGCTGCTCAACGGCTTTTTCGTGGCGACGGAGTACGCGCTCGTGAGCGTTCGTCGCACACGCATCGATCAGCTTGCTCTCGAGGGCAATCGCGGCGCTCGGCGCGTGCAACACGTGCTCGAGAACCTCGACTTGTACATCGCGTCCGTACAACTGGGCGTGAGCATCGCGTCGATCGCGCTGGGCTTCGTGGCCGAACCGGCCATCGAGCACCTCACGCTCCCGCTGTTCCAAGCGATGGGGATTCCGGCGTCGTACGCGATCACCGTGTCCATCGCGTTCGCGCTCGTGCTCACGACGATTTTGCACGTCGTGTTCGGCGAACTCTTCCCCAAGTCGGCGGCGCTTCAGCGTTCCGAGCAAGTCGCGCTTCGCTTCACGCCCGCCCTCGTCGTATTCACGGCGGTCTTCCGCCTCGTGATTCTCGGTCTCAACAAATTGGGAGCCGGAGTGCTGCGCCTGTTCGGCTTCAAGCCTGTCGCGGGACATCACACGGCGCACTCGGAAGAAGAGATTCGCATGATCGTCTCGGCGTCGAGCCAAGAGGGCGTGCTCGAAGACGACGAGAAAGAGCTCGTCTACAACGCCCTCGACCTCAGCGACACCGCACTTCGCACCATCATGACCCCCCGCGTGGACATGATCACGATCGACGCGGGTTGCACGCTGCGCGCCTTCTTGCACGTCAACGACGAGCACGGCTACTCTCGCGTGCCCGTGTACCAGGATTCGCCCGACAACGTGATCGGCGTGGTGCACACGCAAGACGTTCTGAAGTACATCGACCGCCTCGACGACGTGACCGTCGGCAGCATCGCCCGCCCGACGTACTTCGCGCCCGAAGGCATGCGCGTCTCGGACCTGCTCAAGACCTTGCGCGAGCGCAAGACGCACCTCGCGGTCATCGTAGACGAGTTCGGCGGCACGGCGGGTCTCGTGACGCTCGAAGACGTTCTCGAAGAAATCGTGGGCGAAATCTACGACGAGACGGACGAAGTCGAGGAGAACGGGGTGCAAATCGTGCGAGAAGGCGAGTTCGTCCTCGACGCGACCCTCAGCATCGGCGACGCCGAGGAAGCGCTCGGCGTGGAACTCGACGGACTGGAGGAAGCGGCGGAATTCGAAACGGTCGCGGGCTTCGTGACAGAGCACTTCGGCTATATTCCGAACGTGGGCGAGCGTTTCGAGCACTCCGATTGGACCTTCATCGTGGAGGCGGCCGATCAGCGGCGCGTCACGCTCGTGCGGGCCCTCAAAGGAAGCTCGCTGCCCACGCTGGAAGGAGGCGCGAGTGTCAACCTCGAAGCCCGAACTTGA
- the cdd gene encoding cytidine deaminase has protein sequence MSTSKPELDSTPNSNVPVDETLLDLAKATRLKAYTPYSHFNVGAALRTTTGQVFFGANIENASYGLARCAEQSAVQAMASSGEREFTEIVVYTEASPPASPCGACRQILFEFSPEARLVCVNHLGETITGQVKDFLPYGFRLES, from the coding sequence GTGTCAACCTCGAAGCCCGAACTTGATTCAACGCCCAACTCGAACGTCCCCGTCGACGAGACGTTGCTCGACCTTGCCAAAGCCACTCGCCTCAAGGCCTACACGCCGTACAGCCACTTCAATGTCGGCGCCGCCTTGCGCACGACGACGGGCCAAGTGTTCTTCGGCGCCAACATCGAGAACGCCTCGTACGGCTTGGCGCGATGCGCCGAGCAAAGCGCCGTGCAAGCCATGGCCTCCTCGGGCGAGCGAGAATTCACGGAGATCGTCGTGTACACCGAGGCGTCCCCGCCTGCCAGTCCGTGCGGCGCGTGTCGCCAGATTCTCTTCGAATTCTCGCCGGAAGCGCGCCTCGTGTGCGTCAACCACCTTGGAGAGACGATCACCGGTCAAGTGAAGGACTTCTTGCCGTACGGCTTTCGGCTCGAATCCTAA
- a CDS encoding PhoH family protein — protein MKESTPVTVNIQLQNADEALALFGAGDVNLRKMRELSDARLVARGDTVTISGDRKEVEAAEKLVRDALGVVRGGGEVSLDTLERAARLGAEGRSLSAETNTGVSLPRGLRAKTPGQKVYLEAIENNDITFGIGPAGTGKTYLAVAMAVSYLKARKVKRIVLTRPAVEAGEKLGFLPGDLQAKIDPYLRPLYDALYDMLEQERFESYLASGTIEVAPLAFMRGRTLNDSFIILDEAQNTTGEQMKMFLTRMGFSSKVVVTGDVTQIDLPRHVTSGLAISKKVLGNIEGIAFHEFTEVDVVRHPLVGRIIKAYEKVEDAEENRRAARRGELLSIREDERDPQPHD, from the coding sequence TTGAAAGAATCTACACCCGTCACCGTCAACATCCAACTGCAAAACGCCGACGAGGCCCTCGCCCTGTTCGGTGCGGGCGACGTCAACTTGCGCAAGATGCGCGAGCTCAGCGACGCCCGCCTCGTCGCTCGCGGCGACACCGTCACCATCAGCGGTGACCGCAAGGAGGTGGAGGCCGCCGAGAAACTCGTACGCGACGCCTTGGGCGTCGTGCGAGGCGGAGGCGAAGTCAGCCTCGACACCCTCGAGCGCGCCGCGCGCCTCGGAGCGGAAGGGCGCAGCCTGAGCGCCGAAACGAACACCGGCGTGAGCCTTCCGCGCGGTCTGCGCGCCAAGACGCCCGGCCAGAAGGTCTACCTCGAAGCGATCGAAAACAACGACATCACCTTCGGCATCGGCCCCGCCGGAACGGGCAAGACGTACCTCGCCGTGGCCATGGCCGTCTCGTACCTCAAGGCGCGCAAAGTCAAGCGCATCGTCTTGACGCGCCCCGCCGTCGAGGCGGGCGAAAAGCTCGGCTTTCTGCCCGGCGACCTCCAAGCGAAGATCGATCCCTACCTGCGTCCCCTGTACGACGCTCTGTACGACATGCTGGAGCAGGAGCGCTTCGAAAGCTACCTGGCGAGCGGCACCATCGAAGTCGCGCCTCTGGCCTTCATGCGCGGTCGCACGTTGAACGACTCGTTCATCATCCTCGACGAAGCGCAAAACACCACGGGCGAGCAGATGAAGATGTTCCTGACGCGCATGGGCTTTTCCAGCAAGGTCGTCGTGACAGGCGACGTCACACAAATCGACTTGCCGCGTCACGTGACGAGCGGGCTCGCGATCTCGAAGAAGGTGCTGGGCAACATCGAGGGCATCGCGTTTCACGAGTTCACGGAAGTGGACGTCGTACGGCACCCGCTGGTCGGGCGCATCATCAAGGCGTACGAAAAGGTCGAGGACGCCGAAGAGAACCGTCGGGCGGCGAGGCGCGGAGAGCTCTTGTCGATTCGCGAGGACGAGCGCGATCCGCAACCGCACGATTGA